The sequence acattagcCTCAGGGTGCAGTGTTTTTGGGCAGCTAGAGATTTTGCACTAGCATTtgcaaaaacaaatattgtCCCGATGTGTTTTGGTCTTTCATTCAACACGACTACTTGCAAAAATATATAACCAGGGGAAAACATCATATCAGCATTTACAGATAGTAATGCCACGCTTCTGCATAAGAGTTTGGACTTTTGATTGTGCTTTAGTCACTGTTAGAAAACTATTTAGAATTATATTTCTTATTAGCATCTTCCATCTTCCATGAGAGTTTTAATCTCTCTGTACTGTACACCCTATATATGACATCACAGTCTGTAAATGTTCAGTGTGTCTCCTTGCATGCAAGTTTTTATAAATTTACCTCTAATTATCATCAAAGAACCTGTCTTGTCTTATCTATTATTGAAGCGACATGCTTTTCCTTTACTCTTGTTTGAGGGAGATACGACCACGCCTGTTTGCTATTGGTAATGAGGATTCTATTTAGGTTGAGCTGGGACGTTAGCGAGTTGCTAGTTCATTTGCTTGCCGCTTGAACTTGTATGCTGCTTTGGGTGGCCGCTATTCAGCAAAATTTTGCAGGGGCACGGGAACTATTTAGTCATCAATGATCATTTTAACCACAATCTATAGGGGACACCACAATGAGTTATGTTGAAAATGAGTCACTCTATAGTCATATGTAGAGCACTATGATTTCTGTGTTAATGCAATtgtgaacatccatccatccgtccattttctatgccgcttatcctgatcAGGCTTCCATTGGCCAATGGAATATGCCGTTAAACATGGAATCTTACAGAAACTTGCATATTGTAAATGAAATGcagtcattagccacgtttacatgattCTGAAtagaatctttccaaatgacgtaccagaaaacagtgtatacatagaaaggaatattccaatctcctgtctacatgcaccactataatagtcaatggggcatgcgcagtaaaacctaaacaacatcacatgattcatcaaagatggcggacgagacGGTGATTACCACAGTTTTTGGGACAGTTgctatgctttttttaaagtagcaacttgaacgttcagttcttttaaagtttttatcaaaaacaagctttccgcaccctgacaactttccgattgagcgggtacaagatacctcaatcggattggggaaaggaatattccacccctgtgaatccgattatatattcattcggattggcacttttctttcggaatgaggtgtatacaaaagttacattctttccgtttaagcaagtaacccgaatggaattggaatatttggctaTTGTGAAACATGGCTATTGTGAAGAGAAGAAATGTTAGCGTGGGTAATTAgctacgtttacatggaccaaaatattccaattgaatgACTTCCATTGCCATTGAAtggcaaaaatgtgcaaaacacCTCTCTTAcggagcgtgaatggaagctagtggGGTTAGcgtagtttagcagagcatgctgtgTGTGCTACTAGGGCTGTATGAGGGTGTGTTACAATGCCGACAAGGATGTTGTGCAAATTTGGACTGAAATAAGGACATCAACAGACATTCTTCACACAATAAACACTTCCTGCCATGAACATCAAAAAGGTTTTCACCACTAATTGTGGAATATGTTATTTATAACGCAAAAGTAACTGCattggtgactacatcttccttaaccaCAGGTTCGGGTATTACAGTTTTTCAGAATTTTGTGCTTGCAGAAGCATCACCAATGACGTATTACAtcaatttttgcatttaattaacatATTACCTTACCATAGTAGGTCCTATAATGCCGTGAATGTGGGTGAAGATTTTATGTAAGTCATGTGTTCAATGTCTTTGTTGTAGAGATAATCTGGAGATGGACACTGCCCAGGAACGCAAGCCAAAAAGGCCTCACTACATTCCGCGACCGCTGGGGAAGCCATTCAAGTACCAGTGTTTCCAGTGTCCTTTCACTTGCAATGAGAAGTCCCACCTCTTTAACCATATGAAGTACAACCTGTGTAAGAACTCAATCTCCCTGATGTCACAGAAAAATAGTCTGACAACCCGACAGGTCAAAGCACCGGCAAAGCCCGTCCCAGTAAAGCCTGAGGAGGGTCCAGTCTCACCAGGAGTTCCATCCATCGGTCAGAGGAAACAGGAAAACAAAGGTGAGGTTAGTGATGCACCGGAAGAAGTCGATGTTGAGTGCCAAAGTCCTATCCATGACGGAGAGAAAAGGGAAAAGGACGTTCCCGTAGGGGACAACCAGGACAGCAATGAAACCAAGTCTATTCCACGGCCATCTGCCTTCTCTCTAGTCACGCCCAACCATGATGAAGCCTTCAAGACATCCGTGCAGCAGTCAGACCGTCCACAAATTCCTCATTTCAGTTGCCCACCATTCCCATGGACTTTTAAGCCATTCCCAACTCCCGAATACTCTCCTTATCTTTTGCCTGACCGGCCTTTCTCCTTGCCATACTACCACCCTGGAACCCAAAATGCAAATGAGACAAATTCTTCTTTCCGGGTAGAGGTTCCAGTTTCCCAAAGGCCAGTGGTACCACACGCCATCACTCCACCGCCTCCTGCCTCACTCTTCCCACCTTATCCGTACAGATACTGCCACCCAATCCACCCCTATCATTATAGCCTGTACAGACCCCATGAGATCTCCATGCCCATCACAGCATCAAGATATCTTCCTATGGACTGGTACAGACCAACCGTCGGTTCTAAAGATTACAACTTATACATGCAATCCCATCCCAGTCATTTCAACACCGCAGAAGAAGAACAGCTGGGACACAGACAAAGTGGAGACAAGGCAACCAGACTGAGCCCGAAGGAGGGATGTTCGGCTTTGGGATCCCCTGACAGACCTAGTCATGCACAGGTCACCCAGATTGACGGCGGGGAGGCGGCACATGACACCAACTTGGAAGAGCGGCTGCCATCGACAGCTGTTCAGCAGAAGCAGACTGACGCCAGGCGGAAGGATACGGCGGAGAGCTTGCTGCAGTTAGGAACTCTGCTTGTGGATGGCGGGTAAGAGGATTGCCGCCGTTGTGTATCTTTGTTATCATCAACATGGCTTTCGGCAAATccacagtgcctctgctggttgcagccaagtactgcactccggtttccagcaattttccaaaaataaaaacaacataaaaatgtaaaaactatcCCAAATgtgtatgaaataataataataaattctataaattaatttaatttaatttttaataaataataatacattttttaatttaatttaatttaatttaatttaatttaatttaatttaatttaatttaatttaatttaatttaatttaatttaatttaatttaattcataaattgtattattattattatttcatacacATTTGGgatagtttttacattttatgctgtttttatttaggTCTGTCAGGGgatctaaaattaaaattaaaattaaaattaaaattaaaattaaaattaaaattaaaattaaaattaaaattaaaattaaaattaaaattaaaattaaaattaaaattaaaattaaaattaaaagtttaattttagtttaaaaattaaaattaaaagtttaattttaattttataaaataaaataaaataaacaagacaACAAATATTTGCTAAAAttgaattcaaattaaaaatatgctAAACTCATGTGACGTACAAGCTGCAAGTTTAAAGCTAAAACGTGAAGGCACAAACATTTTTGAGGTGGTGCTTGGTGTAAAAAGTTTAAGAACccctagattaatcgattaatctgcCCATCACCTGTAGATACTTACCCTCAAGTCTGTGCCAATTATTTCTTCATGAATTATTCACTAAAATtaagcaaaatgtaaaaaaaacaacaacaaaaaacgcatttagtTTGAAGCCTTTGTCAAAAGTGTAATTTTGGTCACCAGCAAACTGCAACTTTAGTATAAACGTGATCACTTTAATTCATGTGGCCACTTGATCTCTTTTACAGATCAGCTGACAACAGCAGATACTCCGCCGTGTCTGGGTCATGTCCTGAAACTACATCCGAACAGGAAGATGAGGACAACAAAGGAGATCCGGCGCCGCTAAACCTCTCAACGAGAACCCAGAACAAAGACAGAGTTACATCCGAGCACAGAGAGAGCGGCTCTGACATTGACGAGCCAACGGGACTAGAGCTGCCCCTGAACCTCAGCCTTCGCTCTTCTCATGCGAGCCCATCGGATGATCATCAGCTCAGCACGGATGAAGAAACGTTCAACCAGAGGCAGACAGCGGCGCTCGCACTCTGTCAGCTCTCCATCGCTAGCACGGCTGCCACTTCGGGTGACTTTGAGCCTGCCGAGGGACTCAAGGAGGATTCCACAGATAATGGAGGTCCTCGCGCACCACCAGAGACGAAGCGCAGGGCTACCGTGACAGGTGTGAAACGATCAAACCAagcaaaaccaaaccaaaataaaccaaacaaGAGAGCAAAGGCGGCAACGCGGAATACAAGAAGGAGGCCTCGCTGTTgttaaacatactgtataatattattttgtataaattCTAAAAATTCTAATCAGCCTATTGAACATCATTACTGAAGCACTGAAAGACTGCAATACTGCAAATAAACCACCAGGAAAACATATAGCACTGTCTGTATGGTACAGtttgtaaatatgcttttatgtacacaaacacacacaggacacaATATCAGGTACACCTGCATAATATGAGTACTACATGTTTACGCTTGTGGTTGTAATTTGcagtgtttctaatattttggttacctTATTTGTCCATATGAGGtgacaaaaatactgtataaaataataatactgtataatatatgtataataatatgaaCATTATCATATGGACTTGAATATAAGCAGACCCCTTCCTTTTAAAAGCCGattatggaaaaataaaataaaagtttttaaaataaatgaatctgAAAGTGAAATTAAATTCCATTTAAACCTGTTTTATTAATCATGTTTCTCAGCTGCTTAACTTTTGTTTCATTGTCTTACAAATTACATCGGAACTCCTGTGTTGTTGCTAGTAACCTCTTCCAGGTCACTGTGTGAGcggcaggaagaaaagctctgactctctTGGCGCTATATGTTGGTTTGAATAAATCTGTAGACCtcatctttttacactttttttctagggggaaaaaaaatgttccatgtACAGTATTATCTTTGCAAGGGCGGAATTTTGCTAAAATGCAAAATTTTGTGAAAaggtgtgcaggtgtacctgtTGACTGATGTATTAATTGGAAAAGGTAATGAGGACTGTTTACGTTCACTTTTTATGAAGTCCACttgaagaaaatataaaataaagaaatataaaaaaaaaaataatgatctatagtaaacctcggatatatcggactcggatatatcggaaattcgctcacaacggacagataaaaaagaaccgatttttctgtaatgtatttccaataaaaattcattgcatatatcggattttttataacggatttcgcctatttcggacaaaatctccagtcccgttccaatgcatttccattcaatttccctcgcatatatcggatggccgcatcgtggcgttccgattcgccgaatcgtgacaggccgctatacgacgtcatttgcagcgttgcctgcgtgtccaggtacattggaaacatagtcaaggaagtgcctttttataaaggataaaatccgatttacgcatataccggatataaatccgatatatgcgtacaacggacattttccggtatacgcatataacggatttcgcttatatcggacaaaaccagtgggaacaattgaatccgatatatccaaggtttactgtatatgcacaTAAGTCATAGCCACCTACCATCTGTCAATCTGGAGGGCAGCAGTAGGCCCCTCCGTCCAAGTTCCGCCAGAGCCAGACAGCCTCCATGCCAAGTGTTGTCAGTTTCCTGGAAGCTTTAACATGAACCCGCACACTGGGTTGAAAAATAACAGCTAAAGGAAACATATTAAATACGTACATGTGTACAGTACCTGAAGCAGTCCAGCACTGATGCGACCACCTCATCTGCCAGCTCCTTCGGAAGCCTCCCGGTAACCCTCCCGACACTTCACgggttaaaaacacacaacattagAGAAATGCAACACCAAAAATTAGCAAGAATGTTTGAATGTTACCCTTTTGCTGCAGACCAACGCACTATTGTTTCCTTATCCTTAAGTCCCACCAGCAGATGCTCtaaaacacattcaaaaacaCATTAGATTATCTACAGAGACAGTGgaacaaatgtgttgttttgaacCTCACCAATAACGGTCTCTAACTCT comes from Doryrhamphus excisus isolate RoL2022-K1 chromosome 15, RoL_Dexc_1.0, whole genome shotgun sequence and encodes:
- the znf750 gene encoding zinc finger protein 750, translating into MDTAQERKPKRPHYIPRPLGKPFKYQCFQCPFTCNEKSHLFNHMKYNLCKNSISLMSQKNSLTTRQVKAPAKPVPVKPEEGPVSPGVPSIGQRKQENKGEVSDAPEEVDVECQSPIHDGEKREKDVPVGDNQDSNETKSIPRPSAFSLVTPNHDEAFKTSVQQSDRPQIPHFSCPPFPWTFKPFPTPEYSPYLLPDRPFSLPYYHPGTQNANETNSSFRVEVPVSQRPVVPHAITPPPPASLFPPYPYRYCHPIHPYHYSLYRPHEISMPITASRYLPMDWYRPTVGSKDYNLYMQSHPSHFNTAEEEQLGHRQSGDKATRLSPKEGCSALGSPDRPSHAQVTQIDGGEAAHDTNLEERLPSTAVQQKQTDARRKDTAESLLQLGTLLVDGGSADNSRYSAVSGSCPETTSEQEDEDNKGDPAPLNLSTRTQNKDRVTSEHRESGSDIDEPTGLELPLNLSLRSSHASPSDDHQLSTDEETFNQRQTAALALCQLSIASTAATSGDFEPAEGLKEDSTDNGGPRAPPETKRRATVTGVKRSNQAKPNQNKPNKRAKAATRNTRRRPRCC